Proteins from one Ipomoea triloba cultivar NCNSP0323 chromosome 1, ASM357664v1 genomic window:
- the LOC115996858 gene encoding MDIS1-interacting receptor like kinase 2-like — MRLYRNWFSDPIPHEIGYLNSLVDLELDMNNLTGEIPISIGNLRNLMILRLHTNQLSGHIPQEIGLLTSLVSLEMSFNNLIGQIPTSIGDLKNLRRLHLFKNGLSGSIPATIGNLTNLRYLLLYSNNLTGQISISLGGLTNLETIFLYNNELCGRIPEEIGLLSSLVELDVSANYLFGQIPSSVRNLTKLNTFNLFLNQLSGHLPPELNNVSAKLILFQIGGNHFSGPLPKDLCLGKSLTYFSVVYNNFSGNIPKGIKNCTTLERVRLEYNKLSGDISEDFGIYPNLTYIDLSSNNFHGQLSSNWGLCSNLAALKISRNRISGKIPPELANASHLEFLDLSSNQLVGNIPKSFSTLHSLGVLKLDDNKLSGNITLRIGELSLLTELNLAANRFFGFIPEGLGSCQKLTVLNFSQNMFDGRIPYDIGSLQFLQTLDLSQNMLTSKLPQQFGGLISLQTLNVSHNKLSGSIPSSMAQCLGLVSIDVSYNELEGMLPHNKAFENATFESLRNNSGLCGNIAGLKPCSSESPEKKIDQGKKTTTLVLIIVIPIGVIGVVAMVVVIWLIPLRRCIKEIPRASRENLFTILNFDGNIAYESIVEATDNFDSRYCIGVGGSGSVFRAELSNGEVFAVKKLNESIQEDESRDFKSFSNEIRTLSEMRHRNVVRLYGFCSHVRHSFLVYEYLEGGSLAQVLSHDEKSIELDWIKRAHISDFGTARLLNSNSSNWTSFAGTFGYAAPEFAYTMEVNEKCDVFSFGVEVLDPRLSSPGKHEAEELVLIAKIAFACLNFNPGSRPTMFQVSALLSKKMQPSNLFPHIALSQLFGLQFPTV, encoded by the exons ATGCGTCTCTATAGAAATTGGTTTTCGGATCCAATTCCTCATGAGATTGGATATTTAAATTCGCTAGTAGATTTGGAATTGGACATGAACAACCTCACGggtgaaattcctatttctaTAGGGAACTTGCGAAATTTGATGATTCTTCGTCTCCATACAAATCAACTTTCAGGTCAcattcctcaagaaattggTTTATTGACGTCCCTTGTTAGTTTAGAGATGAGTTTTAATAATCTCATTGGTCAAATCCCTACTTCAATTGGAGATTTGAAAAATTTAAGGAGGTTGCATCTCTTCAAAAATGGACTCTCTGGTAGCATTCCTGCTACCATTGGAAATTTGACGAATTTGAGGTATTTGCTCTTATATTCTAATAACCTCACTGGTCAAATTTCTATTTCTTTAGGAGGCCTGACAAATTTAGAAACCATTTTTCTCTATAATAATGAGCTTTGTGGTCGTATTCCCGAAGAAATTGGATTGTTATCATCCCTTGTCGAACTAGATGTGTCCGCAAATTATTTGTTTGGTCAAATACCTAGTTCAGTTAGAAACTTGACAAAGTTGAATACGTTTAATCTATTTTTGAATCAACTTAGTGGTCACCTTCCACCAGAACTAAATAATGTCAGTGCAAAACTCATTCTTTTTCAAATAGGTGGTAATCATTTCTCAGGTCCTTTACCAAAGGATTTATGTCTTGGCAAGTCACTTACCTATTTCTCAGTTGTATACAATAACTTTAGTGGAAACATTCCCAAAGGCATAAAAAATTGCACAACCCTGGAAAGAGTTAGGCTTGAATATAACAAACTCTCTGGAGACATATCTGAAGATTTTGGAATTTATCCCAACCTAACTTACATTGATTTGAGCTCCAATAACTTCCATGGCCAGCTATCTTCAAACTGGGGTCTTTGTTCAAACCTAGCAGCTTTGAAGATTTCCAGAAAtagaatttctgggaaaatcCCACCTGAACTTGCAAATGCATCCCATCTAGAATTTCTTGATCTCTCCTCCAATCAACTTGTTGGGAACATTCCAAAGAGTTTTAGTACTCTACATTCCTTGGGTGTTTTAAAGTTGGATGACAACAAACTGTCTGGCAACATAACATTAAGAATTGGGGAACTGTCTTTGCTCACAGAGTTGAACTTGGCTGCAAATAGGTTTTTTGGTTTCATTCCAGAGGGCTTAGGAAGTTGTCAAAAGTTAACTGTCTTGAATTTCAGTCAAAATATGTTTGATGGTAGGATTCCTTATGATATAGGAAGCTTGCAGTTCCTTCAAACTCTTGATCTCAGTCAAAACATGTTAACTAGCAAGCTACCACAACAGTTTGGAGGATTAATATCCTTACAAACCCTAAATGTTTCACACAATAAGTTGTCAGGCTCCATCCCATCAAGCATGGCTCAATGCTTAGGTTTGGTTTCCATTGATGTATCCTATAATGAGTTGGAAGGAATGCTCCCACACAACAAAGCATTTGAAAATGCCACATTTGAATCCTTAAGAAACAACTCAGGTTTGTGTGGCAACATTGCTGGTTTGAAGCCATGTTCTTCTGAATCTCCTGAAAAGAAGATAGATCAAGGTAAGAAAACAACAACTTTGGTCTTAATCATAGTGATACCCATTGGAGTTATTGGTGTTGTTGCGATGGTTGTTGTCATATGGTTGATTCCACTAAGAAGGTGCATCAAAGAAATTCCAAGGGCATCCAGAGAAAATTTGTTCACAATATTGAACTTTGATGGGAATATTGCATATGAAAGCATAGTAGAAGCAACAGACAACTTTGATTCAAGATACTGCATTGGAGTGGGAGGATCTGGGAGTGTATTTCGAGCTGAGTTGTCCAATGGTGAGGTTTTTGCTGTAAAAAAGTTGAATGAATCCATACAAGAAGACGAGTCTCGAGACTTCAAAAGTTTTTCAAATGAGATTCGTACTTTAAGTGAGATGAGACATAGAAATGTTGTTAGGCTGTATGGTTTTTGCTCTCATGTGCGACATTCGTTCCTAGTTTATGAGTACTTAGAAGGTGGAAGCCTGGCGCAAGTATTGAGCCATGACGAAAAATCAATAGAATTGGATTGGATCAAGAGG GCTCATATATCTGATTTTGGCACCGCTAGACTCTTGAATTCTAATTCATCGAACTGGACTTCGTTTGCGGGAACATTTGGCTACGCTGCTCCAG AGTTTGCTTACACAATGGAGGTGAACGAAAAGTGTGATGTGTTCAGTTTTGGAGTG GAGGTGTTGGACCCTCGACTTTCAAGTCCTGGGAAACATGAAGCGGAAGAATTGGTGTTGATTGCAAAGATAGCATTTGCATGTCTGAATTTCAATCCAGGATCTCGGCCAACCATGTTCCAAGTTTCTGCATTGCTGTCCAAGAAAATGCAGCCTTCAAATCTGTTTCCTCATATCGCACTTAGCCAATTGTTTGGTCTTCAATTTCCCACTGTCTGA
- the LOC116031352 gene encoding GDSL esterase/lipase At1g28590-like isoform X3 has translation MAFSSFLSLPKSAAICILVFLLFAPGGNATGCYESIISFGDSLADTGNLVRMWNSFNISALLPYGETFFHRPTGRFSDGRLIIDFIAQSLGLPFLRPYLSAEDDGGEEINFEKGVNFAVAGATALDISFFEERGIYNAMTNTSLGTQLDWFQESFCTNTHSADCKEKLQSSLVLMGEIGGNDYNYAFMQGIPREEISSFVPKIISTISSAITKLIEFGAQSVVVPGNFPIGCLPLYLFFFKGSNQSEYDSKTGCINWLNEFSMYHNEQLKRELSRLRELHPNTTIIYADYYNAALDLYISPSNYGFNNTLSACCEGCMLSKSSTVCDDPSSFVNWDGIHFTEAAYEAIAQGLLHGPYTSPNVYEFCILKGSRGQTSSDHLRMNI, from the exons ATGGCTTTTTCCAGCTTCCTCTCCCTACCAAAATCTGCGGCTATATGCATACTTGTGTTTCTGCTGTTTGCTCCAGGTGGGAATGCCACTGGATGCTATGAATCAATCATTAGTTTCGGCGATTCCCTCGCCGACACCGGAAACCTCGTTCGCATGTGGAATTCCTTTAATATTTCGGCGCTTCTTCCCTACGGAGAAACCTTCTTTCACCGCCCCACCGGCCGCTTCTCCGACGGCCGATTGATTATTGACTTTATCG CTCAGAGCTTGGGGCTTCCGTTTTTGCGGCCATATTTATCGGCAGAAGACGACGGCGGAGAAGAAATTAATTTCGAGAAAGGGGTGAATTTCGCCGTCGCCGGAGCTACTGCGCTTGATATCTCCTTCTTCGAAGAAAGGGGAATTTATAATGCGATGACAAACACCTCTTTGGGAACACAATTGGACTGGTTCCAGGAATCTTTCTGCACCAACACTCATTCTGCAG ACTgcaaagaaaaattgcaaagctCTCTTGTACTGATGGGAGAGATTGGGGGCAATGACTACAATTATGCATTCATGCAAGGCATTCCTAGAGAAGAGATCTCATCTTTTGTTCCCAAAATTATTTCCACCATTAGTTCTGCTATTACG AAACTGATTGAATTTGGAGCGCAAAGCGTGGTTGTTCCAGGAAATTTCCCTATTGGATGTTTACCGCTTTACTTGTTCTTCTTTAAAGGTTCAAATCAGAGCGAGTACGACTCTAAAACCGGTTGCATAAATTGGTTAAACGAGTTCTCCATGTACCATAATGAGCAACTTAAACGAGAGTTGAGTCGCCTCCGAGAGCTTCATCCTAATACCACCATAATTTATGCGGACTACTACAATGCAGCCCTGGACTTGTATATTTCTCCAAGCAATTATG GATTTAATAATACACTATCAGCATGTTGTGAAGGATGTATGTTATCAAAATCATCAACGGTATGTGATGACCCATCATCATTTGTAAACTGGGATGGCATCCACTTTACAGAAGCAGCATATGAAGCTATAGCGCAGGGGCTACTTCATGGGCCATATACTTCACCTAATGTTTATGAATTCTGCATTCTTAAAGGCTCAAGAGGTCAAACATCATCGGATCATTTAAGAATGAACATATGA